A genomic stretch from Anopheles nili chromosome X, idAnoNiliSN_F5_01, whole genome shotgun sequence includes:
- the LOC128728670 gene encoding moesin/ezrin/radixin homolog 1 isoform X1: MSQDVQKGDPLLFKFRAKFYPEDVAEELIQDITLRLFYLQVKNAILSDEIYCPPETSVLLASYAVQARHGDYNKGTHVPGFLAKDRLLPQRVIDQHKMSKDEWETSITTWWQEHRALLREDAMMEYLKIAQDLEMYGVNYFEIRNKKGTELWLGVDALGLNIYEKEDRLTPKIGFPWSEIRNISFNDRKFIIKPIDKKSPDFVFFAPRVRINKRILALCMGNHELYMRRRKPDTIDVQQMKAQARDEKNAKQQEREKLQLALAARERAEKKQQEYEDRLRSMQEEMERKQANLSEAQDTIRRLQEQLNQVQAAKEELEQRQNELHEMMQRLEETKNMEATERAKLEEEIRVKQFEMQKIQEEVTLKDSETKRLHEEVEEAIRKQNEAAAALQAATTTPKHHHVEEEEENEEELINGENGTQDFSKDFDTDEHIKDPVEERRTLAERNERLQDQLKALKQDLALSRDDTMETPNDKIHRENVRQGRDKYKTLREIRKGNTKRRVDQFENM, encoded by the exons ATGAGTCAGGACGTGCAGAAAGGCGACCCTCTGCTGTTTAAGTTTCGTGCCAAATTCTACCCCGAGGATGTGGCTGAGGAGCTGATCCAGGACATCACGCTGCGTCTGTTCTATCTGCAGGTGAAGAATGCGATCCTGTCCGACGAGATCTACTGCCCGCCGGAAACGTCCGTGTTGCTGGCATCGTATGCCGTCCAGGCCCGTCACGGCGATTACAACAAGGGCACGCACGTGCCAGGCTTCCTGGCTAAGGATCGTCTGCTCCCGCAACG GGTCATCGACCAGCACAAAATGTCCAAGGACGAGTGGGAGACCTCGATCACCACGTGGTGGCAGGAGCACCGTGCTTTGTTGCGCGAGGACGCGATGATGGAGTACTTGAAGATCGCGCAGGACCTCGAGATGTACGGTGTCAACTACTTCGAGATCCGCAACAAGAAGGGCACCGAGCTGTGGCTCGGCGTGGATGCGCTTGGGCTCAACATCTACGAGAAGGAGGATCGTCTGACGCCGAAGATTGGCTTTCCGTGGTCAGAAATCCGCAACATCTCGTTCAACGATCGCAAGTTCATCATCAAG CCGATCGATAAGAAATCGCCGGATTTCGTGTTCTTCGCGCCACGTGTTCGCATCAACAAGCGCATCCTGGCGCTGTGCATGGGCAACCACGAGCTGTACATGCGCCGCCGCAAGCCGGACACGATCGATGTGCAGCAGATGAAGGCGCAAGCCCGGGACGAGAAGAACGCCAAGCAGCAGGAGCGCGAGAAGCTGCAGTTGGCGTTGGCGGCGCGTGAGCGAGCCGAAAAGAAGCAGCAGGAGTACGAGGACCGGCTCCGCTCGATGCAGGAGGAGATGGAGCGCAAGCAGGCGAACTTGAGCGAGGCGCAGGACACGATCCGCCGGCTGCAGGAGCAGCTGAACCAGGTGCAGGCGGCTAAGGAGGAGCTCGAGCAGCGCCAGAACGAGCTGCACGAGATGATGCAGCGTCTCGAGGAAACGAAGAACATGGAGGCGACCGAGCGGGCCAAGCTGGAGGAGGAGATCCGCGTCAAGCAGTTTGAGATGCAGAAGATCCAGGAGGAGGTGACGCTGAAGGACTCGGAAACGAAGCGCCTGCACGAGGAGGTCGAGGAGGCGATACGGAAACAG AACGAAGCAGCCGCCGCTCTGCAGGCTGCGACGACCACACCCAAGCACCATCACGtggaagaagaggaagagaacGAGGAGGAGTTGATCAACGGCGAGAATGGAACGCAAGACTTCTCCAAAGATTTCGACACCGACGAACACATCAAGGACCCGGTGGAGGAGAGACGTACACTCGCCGAGCGTAACGAGCGCCTGCAGGATCAGCTTAAG GCCCTCAAGCAAGACCTCGCACTATCGCGCGATGACACGATGGAGACGCCGAACGACAAGATCCACCGCGAGAACGTGCGCCAGGGTCGGGACAAGTACAAGACGTTGCGCGAGATCCGCAAGGGCAACACCAAGCGCCGTGTGGATCAGTTCGAGAACATGTAA
- the LOC128728670 gene encoding moesin/ezrin/radixin homolog 1 isoform X2, producing the protein MSQDVQKGDPLLFKFRAKFYPEDVAEELIQDITLRLFYLQVKNAILSDEIYCPPETSVLLASYAVQARHGDYNKGTHVPGFLAKDRLLPQRVIDQHKMSKDEWETSITTWWQEHRALLREDAMMEYLKIAQDLEMYGVNYFEIRNKKGTELWLGVDALGLNIYEKEDRLTPKIGFPWSEIRNISFNDRKFIIKPIDKKSPDFVFFAPRVRINKRILALCMGNHELYMRRRKPDTIDVQQMKAQARDEKNAKQQEREKLQLALAARERAEKKQQEYEDRLRSMQEEMERKQANLSEAQDTIRRLQEQLNQVQAAKEELEQRQNELHEMMQRLEETKNMEATERAKLEEEIRVKQFEMQKIQEEVTLKDSETKRLHEEVEEAIRKQVATGNNEAAAALQAATTTPKHHHVEEEEENEEELINGENGTQDFSKDFDTDEHIKDPVEERRTLAERNERLQDQLKALKQDLALSRDDTMETPNDKIHRENVRQGRDKYKTLREIRKGNTKRRVDQFENM; encoded by the exons ATGAGTCAGGACGTGCAGAAAGGCGACCCTCTGCTGTTTAAGTTTCGTGCCAAATTCTACCCCGAGGATGTGGCTGAGGAGCTGATCCAGGACATCACGCTGCGTCTGTTCTATCTGCAGGTGAAGAATGCGATCCTGTCCGACGAGATCTACTGCCCGCCGGAAACGTCCGTGTTGCTGGCATCGTATGCCGTCCAGGCCCGTCACGGCGATTACAACAAGGGCACGCACGTGCCAGGCTTCCTGGCTAAGGATCGTCTGCTCCCGCAACG GGTCATCGACCAGCACAAAATGTCCAAGGACGAGTGGGAGACCTCGATCACCACGTGGTGGCAGGAGCACCGTGCTTTGTTGCGCGAGGACGCGATGATGGAGTACTTGAAGATCGCGCAGGACCTCGAGATGTACGGTGTCAACTACTTCGAGATCCGCAACAAGAAGGGCACCGAGCTGTGGCTCGGCGTGGATGCGCTTGGGCTCAACATCTACGAGAAGGAGGATCGTCTGACGCCGAAGATTGGCTTTCCGTGGTCAGAAATCCGCAACATCTCGTTCAACGATCGCAAGTTCATCATCAAG CCGATCGATAAGAAATCGCCGGATTTCGTGTTCTTCGCGCCACGTGTTCGCATCAACAAGCGCATCCTGGCGCTGTGCATGGGCAACCACGAGCTGTACATGCGCCGCCGCAAGCCGGACACGATCGATGTGCAGCAGATGAAGGCGCAAGCCCGGGACGAGAAGAACGCCAAGCAGCAGGAGCGCGAGAAGCTGCAGTTGGCGTTGGCGGCGCGTGAGCGAGCCGAAAAGAAGCAGCAGGAGTACGAGGACCGGCTCCGCTCGATGCAGGAGGAGATGGAGCGCAAGCAGGCGAACTTGAGCGAGGCGCAGGACACGATCCGCCGGCTGCAGGAGCAGCTGAACCAGGTGCAGGCGGCTAAGGAGGAGCTCGAGCAGCGCCAGAACGAGCTGCACGAGATGATGCAGCGTCTCGAGGAAACGAAGAACATGGAGGCGACCGAGCGGGCCAAGCTGGAGGAGGAGATCCGCGTCAAGCAGTTTGAGATGCAGAAGATCCAGGAGGAGGTGACGCTGAAGGACTCGGAAACGAAGCGCCTGCACGAGGAGGTCGAGGAGGCGATACGGAAACAGGTAGCTACGGGCAAT AACGAAGCAGCCGCCGCTCTGCAGGCTGCGACGACCACACCCAAGCACCATCACGtggaagaagaggaagagaacGAGGAGGAGTTGATCAACGGCGAGAATGGAACGCAAGACTTCTCCAAAGATTTCGACACCGACGAACACATCAAGGACCCGGTGGAGGAGAGACGTACACTCGCCGAGCGTAACGAGCGCCTGCAGGATCAGCTTAAG GCCCTCAAGCAAGACCTCGCACTATCGCGCGATGACACGATGGAGACGCCGAACGACAAGATCCACCGCGAGAACGTGCGCCAGGGTCGGGACAAGTACAAGACGTTGCGCGAGATCCGCAAGGGCAACACCAAGCGCCGTGTGGATCAGTTCGAGAACATGTAA